In Pomacea canaliculata isolate SZHN2017 linkage group LG12, ASM307304v1, whole genome shotgun sequence, a single genomic region encodes these proteins:
- the LOC112576457 gene encoding UPF0598 protein CG30010-like isoform X2 — MSSALSQKVNLYSGKKCFVALKRLLHYVQGQSPEPKIREYFYYIDHQGQLFLDDAKMKNFTSCFKEKEFLVFFFQHLKKNDTERYRTDFPYISLCGRERNYVRCEDRPIVFTHIIYAADAAETDRFSYAWAGDKLTVKFEPEKVCMLPETGRVYHPAPEKAGGVGLVRSSLANELSKEFDFLNGETLPPTHFTWKNIRYQLSNELYDTIRREV, encoded by the exons ATGTCCTCCGCGCTCAGTCAGAAAGTAAACCTATACTCGGGGAAGAAATGCTTTGTAGCGCTAAAGCGATTATTGCACTACGTTCAAGGACAGTCGCCAGAACCAAAAATACGGGAATACTTTTACTATATCGATCACCAAGGACAA CTTTTCCTAGATGATGCTAAGATGAAAAACTTCACATCATGCTTTAAAG aaaaagaatttcttgttttcttctttcaacaTCTTAAAAAGAATGACACAGAGCGGTATAGGACTGATTTCCCTTATATATCATTATGTGGACGCGAGAGAAATTATGTGCGTTGTGAGGATAGACCAATTGTTTTTACACACATCATctatgctgctgatgctgctgaaaCTGACAGGTTTTCATATGCTTGGGCTGGAGATAAACTGACAGTGAAGTTCGAGCCAGAGAAAGTGTGCATGCTACCCGAGACTGGCCGAGTCTACCACCCAGCTCCAGAGAAGGCAGGGGGTGTTGGGTTGGTCAGGTCCAGTCTAGCCAATGAACTCAGCAAAGAGTTTGATTTTCTAAATGGAGAGACTTTACCACCAACTCATTTCACATGGAAAAATATTCGTTATCAACTTTCAAATGAATTGTATGACACTATACGCCGTGAAGTTTGA
- the LOC112576456 gene encoding katanin p80 WD40 repeat-containing subunit B1-like isoform X2 — MANPKRAWKLQEFTAHGADVKCVGLGHKSGRVMVTGGDDRKVNLWSVGKPHCIMSLTGHTTSIEAVRFGHAEEMVIAGSLSGALKVWDLEQAKILRTLTGHKAGIKSLDFHPYGDYAASGSMDCNVKLWDIRRKGCIYTYKSHTGCVNCLRFSPDGRWIASAGEDDVVKLWDLTAGKLLTDLKLHKGPVNVVEFHPHELLLASGSSDRTIKFWDLETFQLVSSTEGDSTGIRSIAFHPDGMCLYSGSHDMLKVYGWEPVHCFDAVSIGWSDVCDMSISNTQMIGASFYKTNVSSFVVNLESVRPLGGSQATNSNRRESSGLSNSRKIFVTERPPTQSTKQASEPKQSDEPAEKTEEGEDASAADIQNPAEYRELFQGNIRQAHVNPPRVEPFRPPADDSADAEPVRQRSADKNERGAQNIKPSRPVERSPPPQKRSPRQANDISAEDFMPKQPEQVTGTLSENEVLDFIANGHNAMMTVMSNRSRNLQIVRAMWTSGNLKTAIDSAISMNDPAVLVDVVNILNLKTSLWNLDLCTILLPKLKELMSSKYECYVVTAGQAIKLVIRNMGQTIKTNLTAPPGIGVDISREERNKKCSRCHTALMDIRSMIEKRRDAAGKLASLYKEILLLMSTLD, encoded by the exons ATGGCAAACCCAAAGCGCGCATGGAAACTTC AAGAATTTACGGCTCATGGTGCTGATGTCAAGTGTGTAGGATTGGGCCATAAGTCTGGGCGTGTCATGGTGACTGGTGGGGATGATCGCAAAGTCAACTTGTGGTCGGTGGGCAAACCACACTGTATAATG AGTCTGACAGGCCACACAACCAGCATTGAGGCAGTTCGCTTTGGCCACGCTGAAGAGATGGTAATTGCTGGGTCCCTTTCAGGAGCACTGAAGGTGTGGGATTTGGAGCAGGCCAAAA tTTTGCGCACACTAACTGGCCATAAAGCTGGTATCAAGAGCCTTGATTTTCATCCCTATGGTGACTATGCAGCATCTGGCTCCATGGACTGTAATGTCAAG CTGTGGGATATACGAAGAAAAGGTTGTATTTACACATATAAG AGTCATACAGGCTGTGTCAACTGTTTGCGATTTAGTCCTGATGGCCGCTGGATCGCATCGGCAGGCGAGGATGATGTCGTTAAG CTATGGGACCTGACAGCTGGCAAGCTGTTGACAGACCTAAAATTGCACAAGGGACCTGTCAATGTGGTTGAGTTCCATCCTCATGAGCTTTTGTTGGCATCTGGCAGCAGTGACAG AACCATCAAGTTTTGGGATTTGGAAACATTCCAACTTGTTAGCAGCACAGAAGGAGATTCCACAGGAATTAG GTCCATCGCTTTCCATCCAGACGGCATGTGCCTGTACAGTGGAAGCCATGACATGTTGAAAGTCTATGGCTGGGAGCCAGTGCATTGCTTTGATGCAGTTTCCATAGGATGGAGCGATGTTTGTGATATGAGCATCTCTAATACACAGATG ATTGGAGCATCTTTCTACAAAACGAATGTGTCTTCATTTGTGGTAAACCTGGAG AGTGTCCGGCCTCTTGGTGGCAGTCAGGCAACAAACAGTAATCGACGGGAATCATCCGGCTTGTCCAA CAGCcgcaaaatatttgtgacagAACGTCCACCAACACAGTCAACAAAACAGGCCAG TGAGCCCAAGCAGTCTGATGAACCTgcagaaaagacagaggaaggTGAAGATGCATCAGCAGCAGATATCCAAAACCCTGCTGAGTACCGAGAGCTGTTCCAGGGAAACATACGGCAAG CTCATGTAAACCCACCCAGAGTGGAGCCATTCCGGCCTCCAGCAGATGACT CAGCAGATGCGGAGCCTGTCAGACAGCGATCAGCTGACAAAAATGAGCGAGGTGCTCAGAATATCAAGCCCTCCCGGCCAGTGGAAAGGTCACCGCCCCCACAGAAACGATCCCCCCGCCAGGCCAATGACATCAGTGCTGAAGATTTCATGCCT AAACAGCCAGAGCAAGTCACAGGCACCCTGTCAGAGAATGAAGTGCTTGACTTCATCGCCAACGGTCATAATGCCATGATGACAGTCATGTCTAACCGCAGCAGAAATCTGCAGATTGTGCGAGCCATGTGGACGTCTGGTAATCTCAAG ACAGCCATTGACTCAGCCATCAGCATGAATGATCCTGCTGTTCTGGTGGATGTAGTGAACATTCTTAACTTGAAAAC aTCTCTTTGGAACCTGGACCTGTGTACTATTCTGCTGCCCAAACTGAAAGAGCTGATGTCTAGCAAGTATGAGTG cTATGTGGTGACAGCTGGTCAGGCAATTAAGCTGGTCATACGGAACATGGGGCAGACCATCAAGACCAACCTGACAGCACCACCTGGCATAGGAGTGGACATTTCCAGAGAAGAAAG aaataaaaagtgttctCGATGTCACACAGCTCTGATGGACATTCGCAGCATGATTGAGAAACGCCGTGATGCTGCTGGCAAACTGGCCAGCCTGTACAAAGAGATCTTACTGCTGATGAGCACACTGGACTGA
- the LOC112576457 gene encoding UPF0598 protein CG30010-like isoform X1, with product MLCSAKAIIALRSRTVARTKNTGILLLYRSPRTSKPVELGKHGSNLNYFDHIYYLFLDDAKMKNFTSCFKEKEFLVFFFQHLKKNDTERYRTDFPYISLCGRERNYVRCEDRPIVFTHIIYAADAAETDRFSYAWAGDKLTVKFEPEKVCMLPETGRVYHPAPEKAGGVGLVRSSLANELSKEFDFLNGETLPPTHFTWKNIRYQLSNELYDTIRREV from the exons ATGCTTTGTAGCGCTAAAGCGATTATTGCACTACGTTCAAGGACAGTCGCCAGAACCAAAAATACGGGAATACTTTTACTATATCGATCACCAAGGACAAGTAAGCCCGTAGAGTTGGGAAAACACGGATCAAACTTAAATTACTTTGACCACATATATTAT CTTTTCCTAGATGATGCTAAGATGAAAAACTTCACATCATGCTTTAAAG aaaaagaatttcttgttttcttctttcaacaTCTTAAAAAGAATGACACAGAGCGGTATAGGACTGATTTCCCTTATATATCATTATGTGGACGCGAGAGAAATTATGTGCGTTGTGAGGATAGACCAATTGTTTTTACACACATCATctatgctgctgatgctgctgaaaCTGACAGGTTTTCATATGCTTGGGCTGGAGATAAACTGACAGTGAAGTTCGAGCCAGAGAAAGTGTGCATGCTACCCGAGACTGGCCGAGTCTACCACCCAGCTCCAGAGAAGGCAGGGGGTGTTGGGTTGGTCAGGTCCAGTCTAGCCAATGAACTCAGCAAAGAGTTTGATTTTCTAAATGGAGAGACTTTACCACCAACTCATTTCACATGGAAAAATATTCGTTATCAACTTTCAAATGAATTGTATGACACTATACGCCGTGAAGTTTGA
- the LOC112576456 gene encoding katanin p80 WD40 repeat-containing subunit B1-like isoform X1 — protein MANPKRAWKLQEFTAHGADVKCVGLGHKSGRVMVTGGDDRKVNLWSVGKPHCIMSLTGHTTSIEAVRFGHAEEMVIAGSLSGALKVWDLEQAKILRTLTGHKAGIKSLDFHPYGDYAASGSMDCNVKLWDIRRKGCIYTYKSHTGCVNCLRFSPDGRWIASAGEDDVVKLWDLTAGKLLTDLKLHKGPVNVVEFHPHELLLASGSSDRTIKFWDLETFQLVSSTEGDSTGIRSIAFHPDGMCLYSGSHDMLKVYGWEPVHCFDAVSIGWSDVCDMSISNTQMIGASFYKTNVSSFVVNLESVRPLGGSQATNSNRRESSGLSNSRKIFVTERPPTQSTKQASEPKQSDEPAEKTEEGEDASAADIQNPAEYRELFQGNIRQAHVNPPRVEPFRPPADDSAADAEPVRQRSADKNERGAQNIKPSRPVERSPPPQKRSPRQANDISAEDFMPKQPEQVTGTLSENEVLDFIANGHNAMMTVMSNRSRNLQIVRAMWTSGNLKTAIDSAISMNDPAVLVDVVNILNLKTSLWNLDLCTILLPKLKELMSSKYECYVVTAGQAIKLVIRNMGQTIKTNLTAPPGIGVDISREERNKKCSRCHTALMDIRSMIEKRRDAAGKLASLYKEILLLMSTLD, from the exons ATGGCAAACCCAAAGCGCGCATGGAAACTTC AAGAATTTACGGCTCATGGTGCTGATGTCAAGTGTGTAGGATTGGGCCATAAGTCTGGGCGTGTCATGGTGACTGGTGGGGATGATCGCAAAGTCAACTTGTGGTCGGTGGGCAAACCACACTGTATAATG AGTCTGACAGGCCACACAACCAGCATTGAGGCAGTTCGCTTTGGCCACGCTGAAGAGATGGTAATTGCTGGGTCCCTTTCAGGAGCACTGAAGGTGTGGGATTTGGAGCAGGCCAAAA tTTTGCGCACACTAACTGGCCATAAAGCTGGTATCAAGAGCCTTGATTTTCATCCCTATGGTGACTATGCAGCATCTGGCTCCATGGACTGTAATGTCAAG CTGTGGGATATACGAAGAAAAGGTTGTATTTACACATATAAG AGTCATACAGGCTGTGTCAACTGTTTGCGATTTAGTCCTGATGGCCGCTGGATCGCATCGGCAGGCGAGGATGATGTCGTTAAG CTATGGGACCTGACAGCTGGCAAGCTGTTGACAGACCTAAAATTGCACAAGGGACCTGTCAATGTGGTTGAGTTCCATCCTCATGAGCTTTTGTTGGCATCTGGCAGCAGTGACAG AACCATCAAGTTTTGGGATTTGGAAACATTCCAACTTGTTAGCAGCACAGAAGGAGATTCCACAGGAATTAG GTCCATCGCTTTCCATCCAGACGGCATGTGCCTGTACAGTGGAAGCCATGACATGTTGAAAGTCTATGGCTGGGAGCCAGTGCATTGCTTTGATGCAGTTTCCATAGGATGGAGCGATGTTTGTGATATGAGCATCTCTAATACACAGATG ATTGGAGCATCTTTCTACAAAACGAATGTGTCTTCATTTGTGGTAAACCTGGAG AGTGTCCGGCCTCTTGGTGGCAGTCAGGCAACAAACAGTAATCGACGGGAATCATCCGGCTTGTCCAA CAGCcgcaaaatatttgtgacagAACGTCCACCAACACAGTCAACAAAACAGGCCAG TGAGCCCAAGCAGTCTGATGAACCTgcagaaaagacagaggaaggTGAAGATGCATCAGCAGCAGATATCCAAAACCCTGCTGAGTACCGAGAGCTGTTCCAGGGAAACATACGGCAAG CTCATGTAAACCCACCCAGAGTGGAGCCATTCCGGCCTCCAGCAGATGACT CAGCAGCAGATGCGGAGCCTGTCAGACAGCGATCAGCTGACAAAAATGAGCGAGGTGCTCAGAATATCAAGCCCTCCCGGCCAGTGGAAAGGTCACCGCCCCCACAGAAACGATCCCCCCGCCAGGCCAATGACATCAGTGCTGAAGATTTCATGCCT AAACAGCCAGAGCAAGTCACAGGCACCCTGTCAGAGAATGAAGTGCTTGACTTCATCGCCAACGGTCATAATGCCATGATGACAGTCATGTCTAACCGCAGCAGAAATCTGCAGATTGTGCGAGCCATGTGGACGTCTGGTAATCTCAAG ACAGCCATTGACTCAGCCATCAGCATGAATGATCCTGCTGTTCTGGTGGATGTAGTGAACATTCTTAACTTGAAAAC aTCTCTTTGGAACCTGGACCTGTGTACTATTCTGCTGCCCAAACTGAAAGAGCTGATGTCTAGCAAGTATGAGTG cTATGTGGTGACAGCTGGTCAGGCAATTAAGCTGGTCATACGGAACATGGGGCAGACCATCAAGACCAACCTGACAGCACCACCTGGCATAGGAGTGGACATTTCCAGAGAAGAAAG aaataaaaagtgttctCGATGTCACACAGCTCTGATGGACATTCGCAGCATGATTGAGAAACGCCGTGATGCTGCTGGCAAACTGGCCAGCCTGTACAAAGAGATCTTACTGCTGATGAGCACACTGGACTGA